Within Cloacibacillus sp., the genomic segment AGAACGAGGCCGACCGCCGTGAAACGGACCAGAGCAAGACGAAACGCCTGACGCTCGAAGAGCTCTACGATAAGATGCAGACGGAAGAGGTGCCGCAGCTGCGCATCGTTCTTAAGACGGACGTTCAGGGCTCGCTTGAAGCCTTCCACGCCTCGCTTATGAAGATGAGCACGGACGCAGTCTCTGTAAACATCGTCCATGAAGGCGTCGGCCGCATCTCTGAATCAGACGTCATGCTCGCCTCCGCCTCAAACGCCATCATCGTAGGCTTCAACGTCCGCCCGGACTCAAACGCAAAGAGAGTCTCCGAAAACGAAGGCGTCCAGATACGTCTCTATCAGGTCATCTACGACATGCTAGACGACGTGAAGGCGGCTATGGAAGGAATGCTTGCGCCCGCGCTTCGCGAACATACGCTGGGTACAGCTGAGATACGCGAGATGTTCCGCGTGCCGAAGGTCGGCAACATCGCCGGATGCCGTATCACTGAAGGGCTGCTGCGCAGGAGCGCGAAGGTGCGCCTCATCCGCGACGGCGTCGTTTTCTGGAGCGGCGAGCTTTCAAGCCTCAAGCATTTCAAGGACGACGTTCGTGAAATCAAGGCCGGCAACGAGTGCGGACTGAGCTTTGAAAAATTCCAGGACTTCAAAGTGGGCGACGTCATCGAAGCCTACGAGATCCTGAAAGAGAAGAAAACTCTGGACTAAGGAATAAGATATGTCCTTTTGGATAGCGGCGGCACAGACCTCTTTGAGGCTTCCCTACGCGGGCAGCCTCAAAGATCGGCGTCAGGTCGTGCGCTCCATCACGGATGGGGTGCGCGGCCGTTTTTCCATTTCGGCGGCGGACTTAGGTCCGGAGGGCGCGCACAACGCGGCGGAGCTGGGCTTTTCCGCGGCCGGATCATCTGCCGCGGAGCTTGACGAAAGAATGCGCAATCTAGAAAAATTTATATATCAAAGAGAAGAAGAGGGCGAATTTACAGTCGTCGCCTTTTCTATGGAGGTGTTCAAATATGGCGACCTATAGGATCGACAGAATCAATAAAGAGTTCATGCGTCTCATTTCGCAGATGCTGCAGACGCGCATAAAAGACGCCTCCGCGGCGGAGGCCGTGCTAACAAGGGTCTCCGTATCGCGCGACTTGGGCTTTGCCAAAGTTTATTACACTCTGATAAAGCCGGAGGAGAGGCCCGTCGTCCAGGAGGCGCTCGACAAGGCGGCCGTGCCTATGCGCGGCATGCTCGGCAAAGAGATGCGTCTGCGCACCATACCGGAGCTGCACTTCGTCTATGACGATTCCGAGAACAAGGCGCGCGCGATGGACGAGCTGCTTGATAAAGTCGCGGAAATGGACGCGAAGCTGAAGGCCGAGAGGGACGCGTAGCAGATGTATGACAAAGTCCTCTTTGCGGAGGCGCTGGAAAAACTAAAAAAACACAGCAGCTGGGCGATAGTCTGTCACGAAAATCCTGACGGCGATACGCTCGGCTGCGCTTTTGCGCTATATTCGCTTGGCAAGCGAGCCGGCAAACGAACCTCCGTCTATTCAAAAGATCCGCTGCCTGCCGCGTTTTCTTTTTTTCCGCACTCAGACGAACTTACAGTTTTAGAGAGCCTCTCGCCCGAGGAGCTTGCCGAAACGCTGCTTGTCACAGTTGACACCAGCACGGAGCAGCGCGCGCTTTCAAACCTGCCCGAGCTGCTTGCCTCCTGCGCGGATTCTCTGAACATCGACCACCACGGCGACAACAAACTCTACGCCAAGACAAATCTCGTAGACACAA encodes:
- a CDS encoding DUF503 domain-containing protein — its product is MSFWIAAAQTSLRLPYAGSLKDRRQVVRSITDGVRGRFSISAADLGPEGAHNAAELGFSAAGSSAAELDERMRNLEKFIYQREEEGEFTVVAFSMEVFKYGDL
- the rbfA gene encoding 30S ribosome-binding factor RbfA, translating into MATYRIDRINKEFMRLISQMLQTRIKDASAAEAVLTRVSVSRDLGFAKVYYTLIKPEERPVVQEALDKAAVPMRGMLGKEMRLRTIPELHFVYDDSENKARAMDELLDKVAEMDAKLKAERDA